A window from Sphingobacterium hotanense encodes these proteins:
- a CDS encoding SGNH/GDSL hydrolase family protein, with protein sequence MNLNNAILTCFTSLFLYHASLTPVDYAKTHLETAASHTLVDSLEKDKRAIAEMLKSKTPITWLFTGNSITQGAKHTHGMRIYSEIFFERVRYEMGRSRDLIVNTAVSGNTTKNILDDFDWRVAHSKPQVVFLMIGTNDAASDKSISVEQYGKNLENLIRKIRAIGAIPVVLSPTPILESHAPERANLKAYVVKMVALVKKEQVIFVNQWEIWNGELKEKYKEQWSRKLLNDPLHPNGQGHKEMAISLFKTLSIFDPKQPTCGGEYYEGYH encoded by the coding sequence ATGAACCTGAACAATGCAATCTTAACTTGCTTTACATCTCTATTTCTATATCATGCAAGTCTGACGCCAGTGGATTATGCTAAAACGCATTTGGAAACTGCTGCCAGTCACACTTTAGTCGATTCGCTCGAAAAGGACAAGCGTGCGATCGCCGAGATGCTTAAAAGCAAGACGCCTATCACCTGGTTATTTACAGGGAACAGTATTACCCAAGGGGCGAAACATACCCACGGTATGCGGATCTATTCGGAGATATTCTTTGAGCGCGTGCGTTACGAGATGGGACGATCACGCGATTTGATCGTTAATACCGCAGTAAGTGGAAATACAACTAAAAATATTCTAGACGATTTTGATTGGCGCGTTGCGCATAGCAAACCGCAGGTAGTTTTTCTAATGATCGGAACTAACGATGCGGCAAGTGATAAATCTATCTCTGTGGAGCAATACGGAAAAAATCTAGAGAATTTGATTAGAAAGATCCGTGCTATCGGTGCTATTCCGGTAGTACTCAGTCCGACTCCTATTTTAGAATCCCATGCGCCTGAGCGTGCAAACCTGAAGGCCTATGTTGTTAAGATGGTAGCGTTGGTCAAGAAGGAACAGGTTATTTTCGTCAATCAGTGGGAAATTTGGAACGGGGAGTTGAAGGAAAAGTATAAAGAGCAATGGTCTAGGAAGCTGTTGAATGATCCCTTGCATCCAAATGGACAAGGACATAAGGAGATGGCGATCTCCTTATTTAAAACACTTTCGATATTCGATCCAAAACAACCCACCTGCGGAGGGGAATACTACGAAGGTTACCATTAG
- a CDS encoding S1 family peptidase: MKAPFKLSILAVLFVLNVQAQQKKVDHIFHDNQAYFDLMEKEATANMSTAKFLTPQDAVAQLKANANKKVKVQSVKPATKELSAEAIAERALESTVVVSEAYLCGKCDKTHVNAASGYVIDEDGLIVTNHHVVEAYADTAGNKLLLQIMTAKGKVYPVMEVLTNSKENDLAILRVDTKGDKLTPFGLGNTAKLGADVFVLSNPNNMLFYFSKGIVARNYMKSDRSGNSTKYPEMEITADYAAGSSGAPVVDNKGNLIGTVSTTSSIYYNPHQQRDLQMVVKGTKPVITLKELIN, translated from the coding sequence ATGAAAGCCCCATTTAAATTATCCATTTTAGCCGTGTTGTTCGTCTTGAACGTGCAGGCACAACAAAAAAAAGTAGATCATATCTTCCACGACAATCAAGCATACTTCGATTTAATGGAAAAGGAAGCAACAGCAAATATGTCCACAGCCAAATTCTTGACACCACAAGATGCCGTTGCGCAATTGAAAGCGAATGCAAATAAAAAAGTGAAAGTGCAATCTGTCAAGCCGGCTACAAAGGAGCTTAGCGCTGAAGCGATCGCTGAACGTGCTTTAGAATCAACCGTTGTTGTCAGTGAAGCCTACCTATGCGGTAAATGTGATAAAACACACGTGAATGCTGCTTCTGGCTATGTAATTGATGAAGACGGCTTGATCGTAACTAACCACCACGTGGTGGAAGCCTATGCAGACACTGCGGGAAACAAATTATTGCTACAGATCATGACAGCGAAGGGCAAAGTCTACCCTGTCATGGAGGTATTGACCAACTCCAAAGAAAATGACTTAGCAATTCTACGAGTAGATACCAAAGGAGACAAACTCACACCATTTGGATTAGGAAATACCGCAAAATTAGGTGCTGACGTCTTTGTATTAAGCAACCCAAACAATATGTTGTTCTACTTCTCAAAAGGTATTGTTGCTAGAAACTACATGAAGAGCGATCGTTCGGGAAATAGCACGAAATATCCAGAGATGGAAATCACAGCAGATTATGCCGCAGGATCCAGTGGAGCACCTGTCGTTGATAATAAAGGAAACCTTATCGGAACCGTATCAACAACATCTTCTATCTATTACAACCCACATCAGCAAAGAGACTTGCAGATGGTAGTAAAAGGTACAAAACCAGTGATTACCCTCAAGGAATTAATCAACTAA
- a CDS encoding ImuA family protein, with amino-acid sequence MMLRNREALISQLKNDMLLWQGVKPRDSQEERLGLGPIEEAFPNGIFPKGSIHEFISRGREEGASSCGFMSVLLGKLMKSKGVCLWISSFKSLFPISIKSFGVEPERVVFICMQREKDVLWAMEEALKCPGIAGVIAEVHQLDYTQTRKLQLAAEKTQGVGFILRHNPRSLAATACTARWQIKPLASYAEEGLPGIGFPRWDVELLKVRNGNPGRWEMEFSNLGLRPIFQKSNTSVLCSKTQQTG; translated from the coding sequence ATGATGTTAAGAAACAGAGAAGCATTAATCAGTCAGCTAAAAAACGACATGTTGCTTTGGCAGGGGGTAAAACCTCGGGACAGCCAAGAGGAGCGTCTTGGTTTAGGACCTATTGAGGAAGCTTTTCCCAATGGTATCTTTCCTAAGGGCAGCATTCATGAGTTTATCAGTAGAGGTCGAGAAGAGGGTGCTAGTTCCTGTGGTTTCATGAGTGTTTTGCTTGGGAAGCTAATGAAGAGCAAGGGTGTCTGTCTGTGGATCAGCAGCTTTAAATCTTTATTTCCTATTTCTATAAAGAGTTTTGGTGTTGAGCCTGAGCGTGTTGTTTTCATCTGCATGCAAAGGGAGAAAGATGTGCTTTGGGCGATGGAGGAGGCATTAAAATGTCCGGGCATTGCCGGGGTTATTGCGGAGGTGCACCAACTGGATTATACACAGACGCGCAAATTACAGCTTGCTGCAGAAAAGACCCAAGGTGTTGGTTTTATTTTACGTCATAATCCGCGCAGTTTGGCGGCCACTGCCTGCACAGCACGTTGGCAGATTAAGCCTTTGGCGAGCTATGCCGAGGAGGGTTTGCCGGGCATCGGCTTTCCACGCTGGGATGTAGAACTCCTCAAGGTTCGAAATGGTAACCCCGGGCGTTGGGAAATGGAGTTTTCCAATTTAGGTCTACGTCCTATTTTTCAAAAATCGAATACATCTGTTTTATGCAGCAAAACACAGCAGACAGGTTAA
- a CDS encoding Y-family DNA polymerase, with protein sequence MKKRYASIWFPYLTTDWQSKRQPALRDTPFVFAHPVHGRMLISAANAAAEKHAVVQGMVVADAKAFLPSLEVLDERLGLQEKLLKAIGLWCIRFTPIVALDEPDGLILDISGCAHLWGGEKKYLQHIISRFAQYGYQARMAIADSIGAAWAVTRYGKSNSIVESNTQLEALLNLPPMALRLEVPIVERMYRLGLKKIKSFAGMPRSVLRRRFGDHTVLRLAQAIGSEEEFILPLKPIAPYEERLPCLEPINTDKGIEIAIEKLLEALCGRLANEGKGIREASLIGHRLDGKVEQISIGTSRSTAHIPHLFKLFALKISQIEPALGIELFILQAHKVEDAEANQEILWDTRTGLEDSNLTELLDRLKNRDTACEIFRYFPDQHYWPERSMRQVSSIIEKAGFDWPLDRPRPTRLLARPERIHVTAPIPDYPPMVFQYKGVRHPIRKADGPERIEREWWIDPGEHRDYYAVEDDQGQRYWLYRSGHYGDKESDEWFIHGFFA encoded by the coding sequence ATGAAAAAGAGATATGCTTCCATCTGGTTTCCCTATCTGACAACAGATTGGCAAAGCAAGCGTCAACCCGCTTTGCGAGATACCCCTTTTGTGTTTGCCCATCCTGTACATGGGCGTATGTTGATCAGTGCTGCTAATGCTGCTGCAGAGAAGCACGCCGTGGTACAAGGGATGGTTGTGGCCGATGCGAAAGCCTTTCTTCCTTCGTTGGAGGTGCTGGATGAGCGCCTCGGGCTTCAGGAGAAATTATTGAAAGCTATAGGTCTTTGGTGTATTCGCTTCACTCCTATTGTTGCCTTAGACGAGCCTGATGGACTTATCCTTGATATCAGCGGCTGTGCGCATCTTTGGGGCGGCGAAAAAAAATACCTACAACATATTATTTCACGTTTTGCACAATACGGTTATCAGGCTCGCATGGCTATCGCCGACAGCATAGGAGCTGCCTGGGCAGTAACCCGCTACGGAAAGAGCAATTCTATTGTTGAGAGCAACACCCAACTGGAGGCACTATTAAACCTCCCTCCTATGGCTCTACGTCTGGAGGTACCTATTGTGGAGCGGATGTACCGCTTGGGCTTAAAGAAAATCAAAAGCTTTGCGGGCATGCCACGTTCCGTACTGCGGAGGCGCTTTGGCGATCATACGGTTTTAAGATTAGCGCAAGCCATAGGCTCTGAGGAGGAGTTTATCCTTCCCCTAAAACCTATTGCGCCTTATGAGGAGCGACTTCCCTGCTTAGAACCTATCAATACCGACAAGGGGATTGAAATTGCTATCGAGAAATTGTTGGAGGCGCTTTGTGGGCGACTGGCAAATGAGGGCAAGGGCATTCGGGAAGCCAGTCTGATTGGGCACCGCCTGGATGGCAAAGTGGAGCAGATCAGCATCGGCACCAGCCGTTCGACCGCCCATATCCCGCATCTTTTCAAGTTATTTGCGTTGAAGATATCGCAGATTGAGCCTGCCTTAGGGATTGAGCTCTTTATCTTACAAGCCCATAAGGTAGAAGATGCGGAAGCGAATCAGGAAATTTTATGGGATACCCGCACGGGACTGGAGGACAGCAATCTGACGGAGCTATTGGACCGCTTGAAGAACAGGGATACGGCCTGCGAGATCTTTCGTTACTTCCCGGATCAGCATTATTGGCCGGAACGCTCCATGCGTCAAGTTTCTTCCATCATAGAAAAGGCTGGCTTCGACTGGCCTTTGGACCGGCCTCGTCCGACTCGGCTATTGGCCCGTCCTGAGCGCATCCATGTAACAGCTCCCATCCCGGATTATCCGCCTATGGTTTTTCAATACAAAGGTGTCCGTCATCCGATTCGGAAGGCGGACGGACCGGAGCGCATTGAAAGAGAGTGGTGGATCGACCCGGGGGAGCACCGGGATTACTATGCGGTAGAAGATGATCAGGGGCAGCGATATTGGTTATACCGTTCGGGGCATTATGGGGATAAGGAGTCGGATGAGTGGTTTATACATGGATTTTTTGCATAA
- a CDS encoding error-prone DNA polymerase, whose product MGYIELQVTSNFSFLRGASHPDELMEQAALLGYQVLAINDRNTFAGIVRAHVAAKKHGIRLIPSCRLDLLDGPSLLAYPTDRAAYGRLSTLLSVGNLRAEKGQCHLYRKDVYEHAEGLKFVVLPPEKLDAAFCLDIAYMQDIRDYRDNLGSDLYLGINKLYRGDDAKMIFRLHQLAKELNVKLVALGDVYYHSPERRELQDVLTCIREKCTIHNAGFKLHANAERYLKPAEEMERLFRQYPDAIAHTEEIAQACNFSLDSLEYVYPTELAPDGRTPQEELVRLTWEGARAKFGEDIPKHILDTIHMELEFIERKNYASYFLTVHDYVRFARERGILCQGRGSAANSTVCFCLGITSVDPSKIKLLFARFMSDARDEPPDIDVDFEHERREEVIQYIYEKYGRNRAAIVATVTQVRSKGALRDVAKAMGLSLDAVGRLSGVISSYWDNHVDQERLIEQGFNPEDPNLQKVLALAYQYMGFPRQLGQHTGGFVITQGNLHELCPLINARMEGRTNLEWNKDDLEALGFLKVDVLALGMLTCVRKAFDLAKKHYKEDFTLANIKQDDPKVYDMICKADTLGVFQIESRAQMSMLPRLRPRKFYDLVIEVAIVRPGPIQGDMVHPYLRRRNGEEPEEYPKEELRGVLERTKGVPLFQEQAMEIAIVAAGFTPAEADELRRSMATFKAKGKVSAFHKKMIDGMVSRGYTQEFAERVFRQLEGFGSYGFPESHAASFALLVYISSWIKCHYPDIFAASLLNSQPMGFYQPAQIIIDAQKHGIQILPIDVNLSSWDNTLEGKTGSKWHAIRLGLRQVKGLQAEDAERLLAGRIKPYQSINSLIDAGLTTALLERLADADAFGSLGLDRRQALWEISALADTPIALFEGQASESTQEGQIELPLMSQSEHVVQDYAATALSIKAHPVSFLRRKLDLLHVIPTAKLSEVRNDMPVKVCGLITVRQRPGTAKGVLFVTIEDETGFANLVIWGTVFEKYRREVLRAKLFMVSGKVQKEGDVIHVIAQRCFDVTGLLKDLTEDQHSEEAFHKGRNFH is encoded by the coding sequence ATGGGTTATATAGAATTACAGGTGACGAGCAATTTCAGCTTCCTCCGCGGAGCCTCCCATCCGGATGAATTGATGGAGCAGGCTGCGCTTTTGGGCTATCAAGTTCTTGCTATCAACGATCGTAATACTTTTGCGGGGATTGTCCGTGCGCATGTTGCAGCCAAGAAACATGGCATCCGTCTGATTCCCTCCTGTCGCTTAGATTTATTGGATGGACCTAGCTTGCTAGCTTACCCTACAGATCGAGCAGCTTATGGGCGTTTATCCACCTTGTTGAGCGTGGGGAACCTACGTGCAGAAAAAGGACAATGTCATCTGTATAGAAAGGATGTGTATGAACATGCCGAAGGGCTCAAGTTTGTGGTATTACCGCCGGAGAAGCTGGATGCAGCTTTCTGTTTGGACATTGCCTATATGCAGGATATTCGCGATTATCGGGATAATCTAGGTTCAGATCTTTATCTCGGCATCAACAAACTGTATCGAGGAGATGATGCGAAGATGATTTTCCGCCTACATCAATTAGCGAAAGAGCTGAACGTGAAGTTGGTCGCCTTGGGCGATGTCTATTACCATAGTCCGGAGCGGCGTGAGCTACAGGATGTCCTGACCTGCATACGGGAGAAATGTACGATACACAATGCCGGTTTTAAGCTGCATGCGAATGCGGAGCGTTATTTAAAGCCTGCTGAAGAGATGGAACGTTTATTTCGACAGTATCCGGACGCTATCGCCCATACGGAGGAAATAGCTCAGGCTTGCAATTTCTCTTTAGACAGCCTAGAATATGTCTACCCGACCGAGTTAGCACCTGACGGCCGTACGCCTCAGGAAGAGCTCGTTCGTTTAACCTGGGAGGGCGCAAGGGCTAAATTTGGAGAAGATATCCCGAAGCATATTCTCGACACGATACATATGGAGCTGGAATTTATTGAGCGTAAGAATTATGCTTCTTATTTTCTAACGGTGCATGACTATGTTCGTTTTGCGCGTGAGCGTGGCATCCTTTGTCAGGGTCGCGGTTCGGCGGCCAACTCAACGGTTTGCTTTTGTTTAGGCATTACCTCGGTTGACCCCTCGAAGATCAAACTGCTGTTTGCACGTTTTATGTCGGATGCGCGGGATGAACCACCCGATATTGATGTTGATTTTGAGCATGAGCGCCGTGAGGAGGTCATACAATACATTTATGAGAAGTATGGGCGCAATCGCGCCGCTATAGTAGCGACGGTTACCCAAGTTCGTTCGAAGGGCGCATTACGGGACGTGGCAAAGGCGATGGGCTTATCATTGGATGCCGTAGGTCGCTTGTCTGGGGTTATCAGCAGCTATTGGGATAACCATGTGGATCAGGAACGCTTGATTGAACAGGGTTTTAATCCTGAGGATCCGAATCTGCAAAAGGTCTTGGCACTCGCTTATCAGTATATGGGTTTCCCTCGACAATTGGGGCAGCATACGGGCGGTTTCGTGATTACGCAAGGGAATCTGCATGAGCTATGCCCATTGATCAATGCGCGGATGGAGGGGCGAACTAATTTGGAATGGAACAAGGACGATCTGGAAGCCTTGGGATTCTTAAAGGTAGATGTGCTGGCCTTGGGTATGCTGACCTGCGTACGTAAGGCATTTGACCTAGCGAAAAAGCATTATAAGGAAGATTTTACGCTAGCTAATATCAAGCAGGATGACCCCAAAGTTTATGATATGATCTGTAAGGCCGACACCTTAGGGGTCTTTCAGATTGAGAGTCGCGCGCAGATGTCTATGCTTCCGCGATTGCGGCCGCGGAAGTTCTATGACTTGGTTATTGAGGTTGCTATTGTTCGTCCGGGGCCTATACAGGGCGATATGGTACACCCTTACCTGCGTCGCAGGAATGGTGAGGAGCCGGAGGAATATCCGAAGGAGGAGCTACGGGGCGTATTGGAAAGGACAAAGGGCGTTCCTCTATTTCAGGAACAGGCGATGGAGATTGCTATTGTTGCTGCGGGATTTACGCCGGCAGAGGCGGATGAACTTCGTCGCAGTATGGCGACCTTTAAAGCGAAGGGCAAAGTATCTGCTTTCCATAAAAAGATGATTGATGGCATGGTCAGCCGTGGGTATACGCAAGAGTTTGCAGAACGGGTATTCCGACAGCTGGAGGGATTCGGGAGCTATGGTTTTCCGGAGAGCCATGCTGCTTCTTTTGCTCTGTTGGTATATATATCTTCCTGGATCAAATGCCATTATCCGGATATTTTTGCAGCGTCTCTACTGAACAGTCAACCTATGGGCTTTTACCAGCCTGCACAGATTATCATCGATGCGCAGAAACATGGCATCCAGATTCTTCCTATTGACGTCAACCTCTCCTCTTGGGACAATACTTTAGAAGGAAAAACCGGCAGTAAATGGCATGCTATCCGATTGGGATTGCGCCAGGTTAAGGGTTTACAAGCTGAGGATGCGGAGCGCTTGCTTGCCGGTCGGATAAAGCCTTATCAGTCGATCAACAGTTTAATTGACGCAGGGCTCACGACTGCATTATTGGAGCGATTAGCGGATGCGGATGCTTTTGGCTCCCTAGGTCTGGATCGTCGGCAAGCCTTATGGGAGATATCGGCACTTGCAGATACTCCTATTGCGCTATTTGAGGGACAGGCCTCGGAAAGCACACAGGAAGGACAAATTGAACTGCCATTGATGAGCCAAAGCGAGCATGTTGTGCAGGACTACGCTGCTACGGCCTTATCCATCAAAGCACATCCTGTTAGTTTTTTACGCAGGAAATTGGATTTATTGCATGTAATCCCAACTGCTAAGCTATCTGAGGTAAGGAATGATATGCCTGTCAAGGTATGTGGATTGATCACGGTGAGGCAGCGCCCGGGAACAGCAAAGGGGGTTCTCTTTGTGACGATTGAGGATGAAACGGGTTTTGCTAACTTGGTTATCTGGGGTACTGTTTTTGAGAAATATAGACGAGAGGTGCTGCGGGCAAAACTCTTCATGGTGTCTGGCAAAGTACAGAAAGAAGGGGATGTCATCCATGTGATTGCGCAACGTTGTTTTGATGTTACGGGTTTATTGAAGGATTTAACAGAAGATCAGCATAGTGAAGAGGCTTTTCATAAGGGAAGGAATTTTCATTAG